One region of Chryseobacterium muglaense genomic DNA includes:
- the apaG gene encoding Co2+/Mg2+ efflux protein ApaG, producing the protein MFSKITSNIKVSVDPEYDSKNSYPSENRYVFKYNIVIENDGDFPIKVLKRKWLIFDVGFGFTEVVGDGVIGLTPDVEIGDNFAYFSNVMLRSGVGNMSGKYLVENSETKEQFEIDIPKFSLLSEVLSN; encoded by the coding sequence ATGTTTTCTAAAATTACTTCTAACATCAAAGTTTCGGTAGACCCTGAATATGATAGTAAGAACTCTTATCCTTCAGAAAACCGTTACGTTTTTAAGTATAACATCGTAATCGAAAACGATGGTGATTTCCCAATTAAAGTCCTGAAGAGAAAATGGCTTATTTTTGATGTGGGATTTGGGTTTACAGAAGTTGTCGGCGATGGTGTAATCGGTTTGACTCCGGATGTGGAAATCGGAGACAACTTTGCTTATTTTTCAAACGTTATGCTGCGCTCAGGCGTAGGTAATATGAGCGGAAAATACTTGGTTGAAAACTCAGAGACGAAAGAGCAGTTTGAAATTGATATTCCGAAATTTAGTCTTTTATCTGAAGTTTTAAGCAACTAA
- a CDS encoding 3'-5' exonuclease has product MDFCALDFETATHEKNSACELGICIVQDSKIVETKTWLIKPPSYPYFHQRNIDVHGILPSDVKDAPRFDEIWYEVQEMMYGTLMIAHNASFDAGVLRGCLDYYGMFTPKMNYLCSIQLAKKSWNYLPKYGLKHLAEYHDIQFKHHRAGDDAEACARISLLAFEKLFLTSNDEVSDFMKLKIKAL; this is encoded by the coding sequence ATGGACTTCTGCGCATTAGATTTTGAAACCGCTACTCACGAGAAAAATTCTGCCTGTGAATTAGGAATTTGTATTGTTCAGGATTCTAAAATTGTGGAAACCAAAACATGGCTTATAAAACCACCAAGTTACCCTTATTTTCATCAGAGAAATATTGATGTGCACGGTATTTTACCGAGTGATGTAAAAGATGCACCAAGGTTTGATGAAATTTGGTACGAAGTACAGGAAATGATGTATGGTACATTAATGATTGCTCACAATGCAAGTTTTGATGCTGGTGTTTTAAGAGGTTGCCTTGATTATTACGGTATGTTTACTCCAAAAATGAATTATCTCTGCAGTATTCAGTTAGCCAAAAAATCATGGAATTATCTTCCAAAATATGGTTTAAAGCATCTTGCGGAATATCATGATATCCAGTTTAAACATCATAGAGCTGGAGATGATGCTGAAGCTTGTGCTAGAATATCACTTTTAGCTTTCGAAAAGCTCTTTCTTACCAGCAATGATGAGGTTTCAGATTTTATGAAACTGAAGATTAAGGCACTTTAA
- a CDS encoding glycosyltransferase family 2 protein, producing the protein MTENSKNIAVVILNWNGKKWLQKFLPSVIRFSEEAEIYVIDNHSTDDSVDFLKQDFPSVKIVLNNQNYGFAGGYNEGLKKINAEYYCLLNSDVEVTGNWIKPVLNLFETDASIAAIQSKILSFNNKNYFEFAGAAGGLIDNLGYPYCRGRVFDNVEEDKGQYNDETEIFWASGCCFFIRSKDFWEQNGFDERFFAHQEEIDLCWRLINSGKKIFYTGKSEVYHVGGGTLNKQSAQKTYLNIRNNLSMMLKNLPFPKLIWLIFFRLCLDGVASLYFAYKNGFSHLWAVARGHFGFYAQLPETIRRRQKHQKTEYYQTKWLIFKHFLGGKK; encoded by the coding sequence ATGACAGAAAATTCTAAAAACATTGCCGTAGTTATTCTAAACTGGAACGGTAAAAAATGGCTTCAAAAATTTCTTCCGAGTGTAATTCGTTTTTCTGAAGAAGCTGAAATCTACGTTATCGATAATCATTCAACCGATGATTCTGTTGATTTTTTAAAGCAAGATTTCCCTAGCGTAAAAATTGTACTTAATAATCAAAATTACGGTTTTGCCGGTGGTTATAACGAAGGTTTAAAGAAAATAAATGCAGAATATTACTGTCTTCTGAATTCTGATGTAGAAGTAACAGGAAATTGGATTAAACCTGTTTTAAATTTATTTGAAACTGATGCATCAATTGCTGCAATTCAGTCTAAAATTTTATCTTTTAATAATAAAAATTATTTTGAATTTGCCGGAGCTGCAGGTGGGTTGATAGACAATTTGGGTTATCCGTACTGCAGAGGAAGAGTTTTTGATAATGTGGAAGAAGATAAGGGACAATACAATGACGAAACAGAAATTTTCTGGGCTTCAGGCTGTTGTTTTTTTATCAGATCTAAAGATTTTTGGGAGCAGAATGGTTTTGACGAAAGATTCTTTGCTCATCAGGAAGAAATTGATCTTTGCTGGAGATTAATCAATTCAGGAAAAAAAATATTTTACACAGGAAAATCTGAAGTTTATCATGTTGGCGGCGGAACTTTAAACAAGCAAAGTGCTCAGAAAACCTATTTAAACATCCGAAATAATCTTTCAATGATGCTTAAAAATTTACCTTTTCCAAAGTTGATTTGGTTAATATTTTTCAGGTTGTGTCTAGACGGAGTTGCATCTTTATACTTTGCTTACAAAAACGGATTTTCACATCTTTGGGCAGTTGCAAGAGGACATTTCGGATTTTATGCTCAACTTCCGGAAACCATTAGACGTCGGCAAAAACATCAGAAAACAGAATACTACCAAACAAAATGGCTTATTTTTAAGCATTTTTTAGGAGGCAAAAAATAA
- a CDS encoding lysophospholipid acyltransferase family protein, giving the protein MNFLIKILYLVSKIPLKILYIFSDIIFFLNFYFIGYRKKIITQNLKNSFPEKTEKEIKAIRKKFYLNFSDYLAETIKSFSISETETRVRMQYINQHLFHEAKAEGKNIILMAGHVFNWEWMNACTPVAPQKHSHPVYRKVNSSFWEDQMKKVRSKFGNEPLEANEVILNIFRNKNDGDTLYLFVADQTPHVAHVNYGIKFLNQRTPAFIGYDKLATRMDLIFIYCDMKKVKRGYYQVNYHRIYPDGEKFVKNEVVRKFHKLLENTIRKNPDNYLWSHRKWKYQDSIKTYDGE; this is encoded by the coding sequence ATGAATTTCCTGATAAAAATACTTTACCTAGTTTCTAAGATACCGCTAAAAATATTATATATTTTTTCGGATATCATTTTTTTTTTAAATTTCTATTTTATAGGCTACAGAAAGAAAATTATTACCCAGAATTTAAAAAATTCTTTTCCTGAAAAAACAGAGAAAGAAATCAAGGCCATCAGAAAGAAATTTTACTTAAATTTTTCAGATTATTTGGCTGAGACTATAAAATCATTCAGTATTTCTGAGACCGAGACCCGTGTAAGAATGCAGTATATTAATCAGCATTTGTTTCATGAAGCCAAGGCCGAAGGGAAAAATATAATTTTGATGGCTGGCCACGTTTTTAATTGGGAATGGATGAATGCATGTACTCCGGTTGCTCCACAAAAGCATTCTCACCCAGTTTACAGAAAAGTAAACAGCAGTTTTTGGGAAGATCAGATGAAAAAGGTAAGAAGTAAATTTGGAAATGAGCCTTTGGAAGCAAATGAAGTCATTCTCAATATTTTCAGAAACAAAAATGATGGAGACACTCTTTATTTATTTGTTGCAGATCAAACGCCACATGTTGCTCATGTTAACTATGGTATAAAATTTTTAAACCAACGAACACCTGCGTTTATCGGTTATGATAAACTGGCAACAAGAATGGATCTCATTTTTATTTACTGTGACATGAAAAAAGTAAAAAGAGGCTATTATCAAGTTAATTATCACAGAATATATCCCGACGGTGAAAAATTTGTAAAGAATGAAGTCGTAAGAAAATTCCATAAATTGCTTGAAAATACAATCAGAAAAAATCCTGACAATTATCTTTGGTCACACAGAAAATGGAAATATCAGGATTCTATTAAAACTTATGATGGCGAATAA
- a CDS encoding thioredoxin family protein — protein sequence MKKMSLVALLALSTLAWAQKIDQPTKAKNSNDKALLVKSDAAELEAKKKAAAEEKAKMPKPYDAKADAQADINKLIAQAKKEGKNIMIQAGGNWCIWCLRFNQYVQTTPELKKIVDENYLYYHLNYSPDNKNEKVFAQYINLNEQQFYPFFIILDQNGKKIHIQQSDVLEDGKGYSLEKTKAFFNQWAPKS from the coding sequence ATGAAAAAAATGTCGTTAGTAGCTCTTTTGGCTTTAAGCACTTTGGCTTGGGCTCAGAAGATTGATCAACCAACAAAAGCTAAAAATTCAAATGATAAGGCTTTATTGGTAAAAAGTGATGCAGCAGAACTGGAAGCAAAGAAAAAAGCTGCGGCAGAAGAAAAGGCTAAAATGCCTAAACCTTATGACGCTAAAGCTGATGCGCAGGCAGATATTAATAAGCTTATTGCTCAGGCTAAGAAAGAAGGAAAGAATATTATGATTCAGGCGGGAGGAAATTGGTGTATTTGGTGTTTAAGATTCAATCAATATGTGCAAACAACTCCGGAATTGAAGAAAATCGTAGATGAAAATTATCTTTATTATCATTTAAATTATTCTCCGGACAATAAAAATGAAAAAGTTTTTGCTCAATATATCAATTTAAATGAGCAACAATTTTACCCATTTTTTATTATTTTAGACCAAAATGGAAAAAAAATACATATTCAGCAAAGTGACGTTCTGGAAGATGGTAAAGGTTACAGTTTAGAAAAAACAAAAGCATTTTTCAACCAATGGGCTCCAAAATCATAA
- a CDS encoding aldehyde dehydrogenase yields MEIQEIVLQQKAFFKTQQTKNIRFRKMYLEKLRDLILENENLLYEAIYKDFGKSKFDTFTTEISFVLNDIKYYLKNLKSLSKPKKVRTNLANQFGKSRIYNEPLGNILVIGAWNYPYQLSLSPIVAALAAGNCCILKPSEIAENTMKVMAKIINENFPSEYLYVYEGGIDETTELLKLKFDKIFFTGSTKVGKIVYKAAAENLTPVVLELGGKSPAIITKDANLEVAAKRIVWGKFLNAGQTCVAPDYLLVEESVQEQFLEMLRKNIQEFKYEPQSEHYTKIINQKNFQRLIKLIHQDKIYFGGNSDEEKRYIEPTILTNINWKDEVMQEEIFGPILPVISFTNFNLILNEILEHDKPLAAYLFTNTAEEKERFTNKLSFGGGCVNDVIMHLGNENLPFGGVGNSGIGNYHGKFGFETFSHQKAVLERATWGEPNIKYPPYSEKKLNWIKRFL; encoded by the coding sequence ATGGAAATTCAGGAAATCGTATTACAACAGAAAGCTTTTTTTAAAACCCAACAAACGAAGAATATCAGATTCAGAAAAATGTATCTTGAAAAACTTCGCGATTTGATTTTAGAAAACGAAAACCTTTTATATGAAGCGATTTACAAAGATTTTGGAAAGTCAAAATTTGATACCTTTACTACAGAAATTTCCTTTGTTTTAAATGATATTAAGTATTACCTAAAGAATTTAAAATCACTTTCAAAACCAAAAAAAGTAAGAACAAATCTTGCTAATCAATTCGGAAAAAGTAGAATTTACAACGAACCTTTAGGAAATATTTTAGTGATTGGCGCATGGAATTATCCTTATCAGCTTTCATTATCTCCAATTGTTGCAGCTTTAGCAGCCGGAAACTGTTGTATTTTAAAACCCAGCGAAATTGCCGAAAATACAATGAAAGTGATGGCAAAAATCATCAATGAAAATTTTCCATCGGAATATTTATACGTTTATGAAGGCGGAATTGATGAAACCACCGAACTTTTAAAACTTAAATTCGATAAAATATTTTTCACAGGTAGTACAAAAGTCGGGAAAATCGTTTACAAAGCTGCTGCAGAAAATTTAACTCCAGTAGTTCTGGAATTAGGAGGAAAATCTCCTGCAATCATTACAAAAGATGCCAATCTTGAAGTCGCTGCTAAAAGAATTGTTTGGGGGAAATTTTTAAATGCCGGACAAACCTGCGTGGCTCCGGATTATTTATTGGTGGAAGAATCTGTGCAGGAACAGTTTTTAGAAATGCTTAGAAAAAACATTCAGGAATTTAAATATGAACCGCAATCTGAACATTATACAAAAATTATTAATCAAAAGAATTTCCAACGATTAATAAAACTTATTCATCAGGATAAAATTTACTTTGGAGGAAATTCTGATGAAGAAAAGCGGTACATAGAACCTACAATCTTAACAAATATTAATTGGAAAGACGAAGTCATGCAGGAAGAAATTTTCGGTCCTATTTTACCCGTGATTTCTTTCACTAATTTTAATTTGATTTTAAATGAAATTCTAGAACACGACAAACCTTTAGCTGCCTATTTATTTACCAATACTGCTGAAGAGAAAGAAAGATTTACCAATAAACTTTCTTTCGGTGGCGGATGCGTCAATGATGTGATAATGCATTTAGGAAACGAAAACCTTCCGTTTGGTGGCGTTGGAAATTCAGGAATCGGAAATTATCATGGGAAATTTGGTTTTGAAACTTTTTCACATCAAAAAGCAGTTTTAGAAAGAGCAACCTGGGGTGAACCAAATATAAAATATCCGCCTTATTCTGAAAAAAAACTAAACTGGATTAAAAGATTTCTTTAA
- a CDS encoding MFS transporter, whose translation MHHNTVYHKWVPQWLKLPLLILALFPHLMLLSLLHSNSAFTSSFMDADSDDIQYLMILMYGTFVVTLLVIQRFMAYFSVKYYTLLMSSISILILYALSITNDYHLILVIRVLEGIFGVLEGAIFLPLIIAELKTKHAKEIAYLFMYTIILTGGTITTSLLKSSIEDYDFQHMILMMVYFHVFVLIIAVAIFNKNRFFAKKPLYQLDIASWFLLWLCLQSGAYAIIYGKRLMWFESNVIVICLFICMISGGLFMLKQRNSARPFFHFEVFTSKNVIVGVILFFIFYILRASINNVYNIMATVWKWPWDYIVEIQYWNVAGTLLGVSLSALCITKGASSRLVFFAGFLILAIDCAWFTYTFYPDTTLQTICPPLFLQGVGQGLLFTPLVFFLIAGMPEKYVSNATAVGTSTRFWTTAIGYALMQNLMLFLTLKHSDTLSSEFTDTNPVFYSQWSQIFGAHISKLPVNESLSLTAGAFKAKINAQAILLSNMEIFTGLFWLALITAFVVLLYHPVRIAVRNIL comes from the coding sequence ATGCATCACAATACAGTTTATCATAAATGGGTGCCTCAATGGCTGAAATTACCGCTTTTGATTTTAGCTCTTTTTCCTCACCTGATGTTGTTGTCGCTTTTACACTCCAACAGTGCTTTTACCTCTTCATTTATGGATGCAGATTCGGATGACATTCAATATTTGATGATTTTAATGTACGGAACTTTCGTGGTTACCCTTTTGGTCATCCAGCGATTTATGGCTTATTTCAGTGTGAAATATTACACGTTGCTGATGTCTTCTATTTCCATTCTTATTCTTTATGCGCTTTCTATTACCAATGATTATCATCTTATTTTGGTTATCCGTGTTTTAGAAGGAATTTTCGGAGTTCTGGAAGGTGCTATATTCCTGCCATTGATCATTGCCGAACTGAAAACAAAACATGCCAAAGAGATTGCTTATCTCTTCATGTACACTATTATTCTTACCGGCGGAACGATTACCACTTCCCTTCTGAAATCGAGTATTGAAGATTACGATTTTCAGCACATGATTTTAATGATGGTCTATTTTCATGTTTTTGTTTTAATTATTGCAGTGGCTATTTTCAATAAAAACAGATTTTTTGCGAAGAAACCATTGTACCAATTGGATATTGCAAGCTGGTTTTTGCTTTGGTTATGTCTGCAGTCTGGAGCATATGCAATTATTTACGGGAAAAGATTAATGTGGTTTGAATCAAATGTAATCGTAATCTGTCTTTTTATCTGCATGATTTCAGGAGGTTTATTTATGTTAAAACAAAGAAATTCGGCAAGACCTTTTTTTCATTTTGAAGTATTTACTTCTAAAAATGTGATTGTTGGTGTCATACTTTTCTTCATTTTTTATATTTTGAGAGCAAGTATTAATAATGTTTACAATATCATGGCAACTGTTTGGAAATGGCCGTGGGATTATATTGTAGAAATTCAGTATTGGAATGTTGCAGGAACACTTTTAGGCGTTTCTCTGTCTGCACTTTGTATCACAAAAGGAGCTTCATCAAGATTGGTTTTCTTCGCTGGTTTTTTAATTTTAGCGATAGATTGTGCCTGGTTTACCTATACTTTTTATCCCGATACAACGCTTCAAACGATTTGTCCGCCATTATTTCTTCAGGGAGTCGGGCAAGGATTACTTTTCACACCTTTGGTATTTTTTCTCATTGCAGGAATGCCCGAAAAATATGTTTCTAATGCAACGGCAGTAGGAACTTCTACAAGATTCTGGACCACCGCAATAGGATATGCATTAATGCAAAATTTGATGTTATTTTTAACATTAAAACATTCAGACACGTTGAGTTCCGAATTTACAGATACCAATCCTGTTTTCTACTCACAATGGAGCCAGATTTTCGGAGCTCATATTTCTAAACTTCCTGTCAATGAATCATTATCACTAACTGCGGGAGCTTTTAAAGCTAAAATTAATGCACAGGCAATTCTACTTTCCAATATGGAAATTTTCACTGGATTATTTTGGTTAGCATTGATTACAGCATTTGTGGTATTACTGTATCATCCGGTAAGAATTGCAGTGAGAAATATTCTGTGA
- a CDS encoding HlyD family secretion protein, translating to MAQKQLTRKEKRINKTITLLAWILIISGITGMLSFYLFSRKNVTTNDAQIEQYITPVSSKVSGFIKVIKFNENQFVHKGDTLIVIDNREFVNQVKMAEANLHANAENINTIESGVSTKASDTKIIDAKISSSKIEIWRTEQDFKRYKNLVSEDAATEQQFENAKASYEQAKANLLALEQQKNAVKASVNEQGTKVAPAKSQIQQSSANLNNAKLFLSYTVVTAPYDGWVGKKTIQEGQLIKEGQALVQIVSKEKWIIANYKETQIGQINQNKEVIITADAYPDVEFKGKIVSISPASGSQFSLIKPDNATGNFVKIEQRFPVKIILENHQNNEKLLSGMNVLVSAKKI from the coding sequence ATGGCACAAAAGCAATTAACACGAAAGGAAAAAAGAATCAACAAGACGATTACTTTACTTGCCTGGATTCTCATCATATCTGGAATTACCGGGATGTTGAGTTTCTATCTTTTTTCAAGAAAAAACGTGACTACAAATGATGCACAAATCGAACAATATATTACGCCTGTTTCAAGCAAAGTGTCTGGCTTCATAAAAGTTATCAAGTTTAATGAAAATCAGTTCGTTCACAAAGGAGATACTTTAATTGTTATCGACAACCGTGAATTCGTCAATCAGGTAAAAATGGCTGAAGCCAACCTTCATGCTAATGCAGAGAACATCAATACCATTGAAAGTGGCGTAAGCACGAAAGCGAGCGACACAAAAATTATTGATGCTAAAATATCATCTTCAAAAATAGAAATATGGAGAACCGAACAGGATTTTAAAAGATATAAAAATCTAGTTTCGGAAGATGCAGCAACCGAACAACAGTTTGAAAACGCAAAAGCTTCTTATGAACAGGCAAAAGCTAATCTTTTAGCTTTAGAGCAGCAAAAAAATGCTGTAAAAGCCAGTGTAAATGAGCAAGGCACTAAGGTTGCACCTGCAAAAAGCCAAATTCAGCAAAGCTCTGCCAATTTAAATAATGCCAAACTTTTCCTTTCATACACAGTCGTTACAGCACCTTACGACGGCTGGGTCGGTAAAAAAACCATTCAGGAAGGTCAGTTAATTAAAGAAGGCCAGGCTTTGGTGCAAATTGTAAGCAAAGAAAAATGGATTATCGCCAATTATAAGGAAACTCAAATCGGGCAAATCAACCAGAATAAAGAAGTCATCATCACAGCAGACGCTTACCCGGACGTAGAATTTAAAGGAAAAATTGTTTCTATTTCTCCAGCTTCAGGTTCCCAGTTTTCTTTAATAAAACCTGATAATGCGACAGGAAATTTCGTGAAAATTGAACAAAGATTTCCGGTAAAAATTATCTTAGAAAATCATCAAAACAACGAAAAGCTACTTTCCGGAATGAATGTTCTGGTGAGTGCTAAAAAGATTTAG
- a CDS encoding TolC family protein, producing the protein MIFNAHRYHCMALCLLLSSFLHSQMIDYQHLSLQQAVEIGLKNNKKIQISHLKNEMSETKEKDLKMEKLPDIEFHTSYNQVSNLFQHENGVFGKATEYDIINGMYDFTLSASIPVYMGGKIKNTEKKAAIDTEISSLKTHLDKRQLTMEIITAFLQIHHLKEQQGLINDKMHEDSVNIKQVKALKTNGVVTVNEVLRTSLQLSNHKMSWTELDNDVQIAEHKLKTILSLPENQEMHVDTEDLISENEKIPYVDELTQTALHKNESVEMAIKNLSLKELDKKITKANYLPKITAGGEYFMKYPNMMFFPPEPYAYRLGMIGVNLTYPIESLYKNKYKMQEAKENISLAKLQIEENEENIRHHVYEAYKKFEETDQKVTIAEEAINQAKENYRIVRTKYTNKLSLITELIDADNTYLEAQSNLISVKINRQLKYYQLQYTIGNL; encoded by the coding sequence ATGATATTTAACGCGCATAGATATCACTGTATGGCGTTGTGCTTATTATTGAGCAGTTTTCTACATTCACAGATGATCGATTATCAACATCTTAGCTTACAGCAGGCAGTTGAAATTGGGCTAAAGAACAATAAAAAAATTCAAATCAGTCATTTAAAAAACGAAATGTCCGAGACCAAAGAAAAAGATCTCAAAATGGAGAAACTTCCGGATATCGAATTTCATACAAGTTATAATCAGGTTTCAAATCTTTTTCAACACGAAAATGGCGTATTTGGAAAAGCGACAGAGTACGACATCATTAATGGAATGTATGACTTCACCCTTTCGGCTTCCATTCCGGTTTATATGGGTGGGAAAATTAAAAATACAGAGAAAAAAGCAGCTATTGACACCGAAATCTCGTCGTTAAAAACTCATTTAGACAAAAGACAATTGACGATGGAAATCATCACCGCTTTTCTTCAAATTCATCATTTAAAAGAACAGCAGGGTTTGATTAATGATAAAATGCATGAAGATTCGGTTAATATCAAACAGGTAAAAGCTTTAAAAACAAACGGCGTTGTAACGGTAAATGAAGTACTGAGAACTTCTTTACAGCTTTCCAATCACAAAATGAGCTGGACAGAACTTGATAACGATGTACAAATTGCTGAACACAAACTGAAAACAATCCTTTCGCTTCCTGAAAATCAGGAAATGCATGTTGATACAGAAGATTTAATTTCAGAAAACGAAAAAATTCCTTATGTAGATGAGTTAACGCAAACTGCTTTGCATAAAAATGAATCTGTTGAAATGGCGATTAAAAATCTTTCGTTGAAAGAATTAGACAAAAAAATTACTAAAGCTAACTATTTACCAAAAATTACCGCAGGCGGAGAATATTTTATGAAATATCCGAACATGATGTTTTTTCCGCCCGAACCTTATGCTTACCGTTTAGGAATGATTGGAGTCAACCTTACCTATCCCATCGAAAGTCTGTATAAAAACAAATACAAAATGCAGGAAGCAAAAGAAAATATTAGCCTTGCCAAATTGCAGATAGAGGAAAATGAAGAAAATATACGACATCATGTTTATGAAGCTTACAAAAAGTTTGAAGAAACCGACCAGAAAGTAACTATCGCAGAAGAAGCCATTAATCAGGCTAAGGAAAACTACAGAATTGTAAGAACAAAATATACCAACAAATTAAGCTTAATCACAGAATTAATCGATGCAGACAACACCTATTTGGAGGCTCAATCTAATTTAATTTCAGTAAAAATAAATCGTCAACTTAAATATTACCAACTCCAATATACCATTGGAAACCTATAA
- a CDS encoding helix-turn-helix domain-containing protein: MNNSHFGAVEEFDADFYVYHVLAGSVKTEIHHHSSAQLVYAEGGIVHVFTDLKHWYLPARCFMWIPAGTPHYIFSTSPKVDLYNFYFKKEENEDGFFDEINIYSVSHLLREMILYTKDWDGKVTKNDGNNYYFLKALKGVLSEKRDKKVTFPIQHPFPNDETLLKIAQYIHANLEKPLTIESTAKEFGMSTRTLSRKFKEILGMNYVRFLRALRITRSLELMIEEKYNMYEIAMMVGYNSLSSFSNIFKKVIGIPPTEYLHKLKGRE, translated from the coding sequence ATGAATAACAGTCATTTTGGAGCCGTTGAAGAATTTGATGCAGATTTTTATGTGTATCATGTACTTGCTGGAAGTGTAAAAACAGAGATTCATCATCACAGTTCTGCTCAATTAGTGTATGCTGAAGGCGGTATTGTGCATGTTTTTACCGATTTGAAACATTGGTATTTACCAGCAAGATGTTTTATGTGGATTCCGGCAGGAACACCTCATTATATTTTTTCTACAAGCCCGAAAGTTGATCTTTATAACTTTTATTTTAAAAAAGAAGAAAATGAAGATGGCTTTTTTGATGAAATTAATATTTATTCGGTCAGTCATTTGCTTAGAGAAATGATTTTATATACAAAAGATTGGGATGGTAAAGTCACAAAAAATGATGGTAATAATTATTATTTTCTCAAAGCGTTAAAAGGTGTTTTGTCTGAAAAGCGAGATAAAAAGGTGACATTCCCAATTCAACATCCGTTTCCCAATGATGAAACTCTATTGAAGATTGCGCAATACATTCACGCCAATCTTGAAAAGCCTTTAACTATTGAATCTACGGCAAAAGAATTCGGAATGAGTACAAGAACGCTCTCGAGAAAGTTTAAAGAAATTCTGGGCATGAATTACGTCCGTTTTCTTCGAGCATTGAGGATTACCCGCTCTCTGGAATTAATGATCGAAGAAAAATATAATATGTATGAAATTGCTATGATGGTGGGGTACAACAGTCTTTCTTCTTTCAGCAATATTTTCAAAAAAGTAATTGGAATTCCTCCGACTGAATATTTGCATAAATTGAAAGGGCGTGAGTAA
- the rplI gene encoding 50S ribosomal protein L9, with amino-acid sequence MNIILKKDVENLGLEFDTVNVKPGYARNFLLPQGFALLATPKNIAALEATLEARKEEEAKLIAAATAVVDQLKKTSITIPAKVGSGDKLFGSINNADLSAALAKAGVTVDKKYIKIPGNTIKRTGKVTANVRLHRNVEYNFEFDIVSDAPVEAPKPAAPKPVAKVEETPSEEA; translated from the coding sequence ATGAACATTATTCTTAAAAAAGACGTAGAAAACTTAGGTCTTGAATTCGACACAGTAAATGTAAAGCCAGGTTATGCAAGAAACTTCTTGTTACCTCAAGGTTTTGCTCTTTTAGCTACTCCTAAAAACATTGCAGCTCTTGAAGCTACTTTGGAAGCTAGAAAAGAAGAAGAAGCTAAATTAATCGCTGCTGCAACTGCTGTAGTTGATCAATTGAAGAAAACTTCTATTACTATTCCTGCAAAAGTAGGTTCTGGTGACAAATTATTCGGATCTATCAACAATGCAGATCTTTCTGCTGCTCTTGCTAAAGCTGGAGTTACTGTTGATAAGAAGTATATCAAAATCCCAGGAAACACTATTAAGAGAACTGGTAAAGTAACTGCTAACGTAAGATTACACAGAAATGTAGAATACAACTTTGAATTCGACATCGTATCTGACGCACCAGTAGAAGCTCCTAAACCAGCTGCTCCAAAACCAGTAGCTAAAGTAGAAGAAACTCCTTCTGAAGAAGCTTAA
- the rpsR gene encoding 30S ribosomal protein S18, giving the protein MAIDDMAKQASAGGESEVKFLTPLDINTKTDKKYCRFKKFGIKHVDYKDADFLLQFVNEQGKILPRRYTGTSLKYQRKVSSAIKRARHLAMMPYVADLLK; this is encoded by the coding sequence ATGGCAATAGATGATATGGCTAAACAAGCCTCAGCTGGAGGAGAATCTGAAGTGAAATTCCTTACACCACTTGATATCAACACTAAAACTGATAAAAAGTACTGTAGATTCAAAAAATTCGGAATCAAGCACGTTGATTACAAAGATGCTGATTTCTTATTACAATTTGTAAACGAGCAAGGTAAAATTTTACCTAGAAGATACACTGGAACTTCTTTGAAATACCAAAGAAAAGTTTCTTCGGCTATCAAAAGAGCAAGACACCTTGCAATGATGCCTTACGTAGCTGACTTATTAAAATAA